One genomic window of Thermococcus indicus includes the following:
- a CDS encoding protein translocase subunit SecF: MSKPKTKAKPTAGDAVRARKRKKLGFLAEMEYKRMILYPLVVFLVALILLAVNFPTLGIDLQGGVVVTAYGIDANPDELAKTLSAQLGVDVRVESFTSVDTSGIRVYAPVGTDPTEIIKILKHDYPNAEYTHSEVQPTFGKIAQQQGIRALVFAFLAMAVVVFLFFRNLVPSMTIIFSALSDMTIAVALMGLFGIELTTATIAALLMLIGYTVDSNILLTTKLLRRKEDSVDEAYLSAVSTGFTMSTTTLGALLVLWIISTSQTIDNIAIVLIFGLLADFMNTWVLNAGVLKWYLSSPARGGSE, from the coding sequence ATGTCGAAGCCTAAAACTAAGGCAAAGCCCACGGCCGGTGACGCCGTGAGGGCAAGGAAACGAAAGAAGCTTGGCTTTCTGGCCGAGATGGAATACAAAAGAATGATCCTGTATCCGTTGGTGGTATTCCTTGTGGCTCTGATTCTGCTCGCGGTTAACTTCCCCACGCTTGGAATAGACCTCCAGGGCGGTGTGGTCGTCACCGCCTATGGAATCGATGCGAACCCCGATGAGCTCGCCAAGACCCTGAGCGCCCAGCTGGGAGTGGACGTGAGGGTCGAGAGCTTCACCAGCGTTGATACCAGCGGTATCAGGGTTTACGCTCCCGTCGGTACTGATCCCACGGAGATAATAAAGATACTGAAGCACGACTATCCCAACGCGGAGTACACCCACAGCGAGGTTCAGCCCACCTTCGGTAAAATCGCCCAGCAGCAGGGAATACGGGCCCTCGTCTTCGCGTTCCTCGCAATGGCGGTGGTGGTGTTCCTGTTCTTCAGGAACCTCGTGCCGTCGATGACCATAATCTTCTCGGCCCTCTCTGACATGACCATAGCCGTCGCCCTCATGGGCCTCTTCGGCATTGAGCTGACAACGGCCACGATAGCGGCCCTGCTCATGCTCATCGGTTACACCGTTGACAGCAACATCCTCCTGACCACCAAACTCCTCAGAAGGAAGGAGGACAGCGTGGATGAAGCATACCTGAGCGCGGTCTCTACCGGATTCACGATGAGCACAACCACCCTCGGCGCCCTGCTCGTGCTCTGGATCATATCCACCAGCCAGACCATCGACAACATTGCCATAGTCCTCATCTTCGGTCTGCTCGCGGACTTCATGAACACGTGGGTTCTTAACGCCGGCGTGCTGAAGTGGTACCTCTCAAGCCCGGCAAGGGGTGGTAGCGAATGA
- a CDS encoding PEGA domain-containing protein: MAALRRLFLLSILFSMLFVPFASPTPVLFEFSGQVKVGDLNATAPTVLNLSTGVWPVELSAGNVTLIFNLSIGDVPLVVRVDEPLLDGALSGFSTATVFLDGRKVPAPESEETPCMLAPNWTAGEGMDSAMGPSKPVPMETVLFASCRVRDYLLLPSGLPVAVEYAGVKKYCLVKISAEGGGWSSYGGCSRQPVENAVVPLPVRILSKPANATVYVNDFHLFGEWFTPMRLYLPFTPELSSYSISLGANGYPFVSGVVASEKNLTVFADLSALSRVVSVHPEKGTLKVSTRPSNASLAIFAGNRKVFSGRSPLRLALPAGTYTVSASLPGYGGIVENVTVPVNGSVSLNLTLSPLPAELNVTTVPLGAEVRVGNRTCTSPCSLNLTPGVYNVSASLRGYLPNSTLVLLSPGDLRNISLQLVRRPILRILTSPGGATVTVGEKRCLTPCNISLIPGNYSVTVEKEGYEKVFLMVSLHVGDVTMVNVSLRERLPLTSSSETASHETTGTVPRSVGGDWEPVLAVLALLIVAALFIKIRRGG, from the coding sequence ATGGCAGCGTTGAGGAGGTTGTTTCTGCTCTCAATCTTATTTAGCATGCTGTTCGTACCGTTCGCGTCCCCAACGCCGGTGCTCTTTGAATTCAGCGGTCAAGTAAAGGTTGGGGATTTAAACGCGACAGCTCCGACCGTGCTGAACCTGAGCACCGGGGTGTGGCCGGTTGAGCTGTCCGCCGGGAACGTCACTCTAATCTTTAACCTGAGCATTGGCGACGTGCCCCTCGTTGTGAGGGTGGACGAGCCTCTCCTGGACGGGGCCCTGAGCGGATTCTCGACCGCGACCGTTTTCTTAGATGGGAGAAAAGTCCCCGCGCCGGAGTCCGAGGAAACACCGTGTATGTTGGCTCCAAACTGGACCGCCGGGGAGGGTATGGACTCGGCGATGGGGCCATCAAAGCCCGTCCCGATGGAGACGGTTCTCTTCGCATCGTGCCGCGTGAGGGACTACCTCCTCCTTCCCAGCGGCCTGCCGGTGGCGGTTGAGTACGCGGGCGTTAAAAAATACTGCCTCGTCAAAATTTCGGCGGAGGGGGGCGGCTGGAGCTCCTATGGGGGCTGTTCCCGCCAGCCAGTTGAGAACGCCGTGGTTCCTCTCCCCGTGAGAATCCTCTCGAAGCCGGCCAACGCCACCGTTTACGTCAACGACTTTCACCTTTTCGGGGAGTGGTTTACCCCGATGAGGCTCTACCTGCCCTTCACTCCAGAATTGAGCTCTTACAGCATCTCGCTCGGCGCTAACGGCTACCCCTTTGTCTCCGGCGTCGTGGCTTCGGAGAAAAATCTCACCGTCTTCGCAGATCTCTCAGCACTGTCACGGGTGGTTTCGGTTCATCCGGAGAAGGGAACCCTCAAAGTCTCGACGAGGCCCTCCAACGCAAGTCTGGCGATTTTTGCGGGAAATCGGAAGGTTTTCTCCGGCAGGAGTCCGCTCAGGCTGGCCCTTCCCGCCGGGACGTACACCGTCAGCGCCTCCCTCCCGGGCTACGGGGGGATTGTGGAGAACGTGACGGTTCCGGTCAACGGAAGCGTCTCGCTGAACCTGACCCTCAGCCCCCTGCCGGCTGAGCTCAACGTTACCACCGTCCCGTTGGGAGCGGAGGTGAGGGTCGGGAACAGAACGTGCACCTCTCCCTGCTCCCTGAACCTGACCCCCGGTGTTTACAACGTTTCGGCCTCCCTTCGGGGCTACCTTCCAAATTCCACTCTCGTTCTACTGTCCCCGGGGGATTTACGGAACATTTCACTGCAGCTCGTACGGAGGCCTATCCTCAGAATCCTAACGTCGCCAGGGGGTGCCACCGTCACGGTTGGCGAAAAGAGGTGCCTCACACCCTGCAACATCTCCCTGATACCCGGTAACTACAGCGTGACCGTGGAAAAAGAAGGTTACGAGAAAGTCTTTCTCATGGTTTCCCTTCACGTTGGTGACGTGACCATGGTTAATGTTTCCCTGAGGGAAAGGCTTCCCCTCACGTCGTCATCCGAAACGGCCTCTCATGAAACCACCGGGACGGTGCCACGGTCTGTGGGGGGAGATTGGGAACCAGTGCTGGCAGTTCTTGCATTGCTAATTGTTGCGGCTCTGTTTATTAAAATACGGAGGGGAGGCTAA
- a CDS encoding ABC transporter permease produces the protein MKILCWELEDPLNLAVFAFGFLLIGTSLFLRGIRVSNHFMVSPPSEDFIRAFSWRAMGISVPLLSDEVYTAFMLTAVLLASLVLRNDRDTRFALSLYSLPVGRKRLVLSKVLAVFIMLFVASFVPFLLTVLYIFGDTGNFFLTAFLSKGLLPLYLLYWTLAVLYVVAVSSLVAMGSPNTFVSVMVGLSVLYLPHSFGVSSLPPAVLNSAIFHAYTSGVSPSGWSMELLSSAFLPCVLLPLFLIALTLYLAERRDVR, from the coding sequence ATGAAAATCCTCTGCTGGGAGCTTGAAGACCCGCTCAACTTAGCCGTCTTCGCCTTTGGCTTCCTGCTCATCGGAACTTCCCTCTTCCTCAGGGGAATTCGGGTCTCAAATCACTTTATGGTGTCCCCGCCGAGCGAGGACTTCATAAGGGCTTTCTCTTGGAGAGCCATGGGCATCAGCGTTCCCCTTCTCTCGGACGAAGTTTACACCGCCTTCATGCTGACGGCGGTTCTCCTGGCATCGCTCGTCCTGCGGAACGACAGGGACACGCGCTTCGCCCTCTCGCTCTACTCCCTCCCCGTAGGGAGAAAGAGGCTTGTTCTCTCCAAGGTTTTAGCCGTTTTCATAATGCTCTTCGTTGCATCTTTCGTCCCGTTCCTTCTGACCGTTCTTTACATCTTCGGCGACACAGGAAACTTCTTTCTCACGGCCTTCCTCTCAAAGGGCCTCCTTCCCTTATACCTGCTTTACTGGACACTGGCCGTTCTCTACGTGGTCGCGGTTTCCTCCCTTGTTGCCATGGGTTCCCCCAACACCTTCGTCTCGGTGATGGTCGGGCTCTCGGTTCTCTACCTGCCCCACTCGTTCGGAGTCTCTTCGTTGCCCCCGGCGGTTCTCAACTCGGCGATATTCCACGCCTACACTTCAGGCGTTTCTCCTTCCGGATGGTCCATGGAACTCCTCTCGTCCGCTTTCCTCCCCTGCGTTCTTCTCCCCCTTTTCCTCATTGCCCTGACTCTTTACCTCGCTGAAAGGAGGGACGTGAGGTGA
- a CDS encoding YkgJ family cysteine cluster protein — MRFKPRPFTEPVPFRCLYCLDCCRGRHIYLTLDDIERIARAGHDPQDFVTFSVEGNKIRFVLAVREWDLGCVFHDPETGKCRVHDANPIICRIYPFMVSRKPLGVDGEMPFEYMGQRLWLYYDDSCPGINAEEPETTITPEEIAELGLRFEREFERTDMDGFVKLLDELER; from the coding sequence ATGAGGTTCAAACCGAGGCCTTTCACGGAGCCGGTACCCTTCAGGTGTCTCTACTGCCTAGACTGCTGCAGGGGGAGGCACATCTATCTAACTCTGGATGATATAGAGAGGATAGCGAGGGCTGGTCATGACCCCCAGGACTTCGTGACGTTCTCCGTTGAGGGAAACAAAATACGCTTCGTCCTCGCGGTGAGGGAGTGGGACCTGGGCTGCGTCTTCCACGACCCGGAGACCGGAAAGTGCCGTGTTCACGATGCGAACCCGATAATCTGCCGCATCTATCCATTCATGGTCTCCCGCAAGCCCCTCGGTGTTGATGGAGAGATGCCCTTTGAGTACATGGGTCAGAGGCTGTGGCTCTACTACGACGATAGCTGCCCGGGAATAAACGCTGAGGAGCCGGAAACGACGATAACCCCCGAGGAGATAGCGGAGCTCGGCCTCCGGTTCGAGAGGGAGTTCGAGAGAACGGACATGGACGGCTTTGTGAAGTTGCTCGACGAACTCGAAAGGTAA
- a CDS encoding PUA domain-containing protein, with the protein MERKLRYRRASSWEYDLILREAEKYGELRHHFFAVVEGKFRDVYAVNETVWAEIEGMPLKPYAYGTFVGTIKVDKNLVEKFYPNVEFFYFVDVMKNYAVLTPKAGFLFTTGKDVPRSGVRRYDWQGTKKLVIYDENGIILGIGRINPKSGRKFILNVTDIGEFLRRKR; encoded by the coding sequence ATGGAGAGGAAACTCAGGTACAGACGCGCTTCCTCGTGGGAATATGATTTAATCCTCCGCGAGGCCGAGAAGTACGGCGAGCTCAGGCACCACTTCTTTGCCGTGGTTGAGGGGAAATTCCGCGACGTCTACGCGGTAAATGAAACGGTCTGGGCCGAGATTGAGGGGATGCCCCTCAAACCCTACGCCTACGGAACCTTTGTGGGCACGATAAAGGTGGACAAAAACCTGGTCGAGAAGTTCTATCCCAACGTCGAGTTCTTCTACTTCGTCGACGTTATGAAGAACTATGCCGTTCTAACACCCAAGGCGGGATTCCTCTTCACGACCGGTAAGGACGTGCCCAGGAGCGGCGTGAGGAGGTACGACTGGCAGGGGACGAAGAAGCTGGTGATCTACGACGAGAACGGGATTATTCTTGGTATCGGCAGGATAAACCCCAAAAGCGGGAGGAAGTTCATTCTGAACGTTACCGACATAGGAGAGTTTCTGAGGAGGAAGCGCTGA
- the speD gene encoding adenosylmethionine decarboxylase encodes MSEIETIGFHYVVEAAGCDPEVLGDADRIRQIFLDAAKVSNMEVKSSYFFKFSPTGVSGVVIVAESHISVHTWPERGYAALDVYTCGTKADPEKAVDYILEQFKAKYAHVSEIKRGIEEDDDTYTHMIMTWEEALRKNGKG; translated from the coding sequence ATGAGCGAGATAGAGACCATCGGGTTCCACTACGTTGTCGAAGCGGCAGGTTGCGATCCTGAGGTTCTCGGTGACGCTGACAGGATAAGGCAGATATTCCTCGACGCGGCCAAGGTCAGCAATATGGAGGTCAAGTCAAGCTATTTCTTCAAGTTCTCCCCGACCGGTGTCAGCGGCGTCGTCATAGTCGCCGAAAGCCACATCTCGGTCCACACCTGGCCTGAAAGAGGCTACGCCGCTCTGGACGTCTACACCTGCGGCACCAAGGCCGACCCCGAGAAGGCCGTCGATTACATACTCGAGCAGTTCAAAGCCAAATACGCCCACGTCAGCGAGATAAAGAGAGGCATCGAGGAGGACGACGACACCTACACCCACATGATAATGACGTGGGAAGAGGCCCTCAGAAAGAACGGGAAGGGATAA
- a CDS encoding KaiC domain-containing protein, with amino-acid sequence MVGRVRTGIPGMDEVLHGGIPERNVVLLSGGPGTGKTIFSQQFLWSGIQNGEPGIYVALEEHPLQVRGNMAGFGWDVRKYEDEGLFAMVDAFTAGVGKSREYERYIVHDLTDIREFIDVLRTAIKDIGARRVVIDSVTTLYINKPAMARSIVMQLKRVLAGLGVTSILVSQISVGERGFGGPGVEHGVDGIIRLDLDEIDGELKRSLIVWKMRGTSHSMRRHPFEITDRGIVVYPDKVLKRKGVIELE; translated from the coding sequence ATGGTGGGGAGGGTGAGGACGGGCATCCCCGGGATGGACGAGGTTCTCCACGGCGGAATCCCCGAGAGGAACGTCGTTCTCCTGAGCGGCGGTCCGGGGACTGGTAAGACGATATTCTCACAGCAGTTTCTGTGGAGCGGCATTCAGAACGGCGAGCCCGGCATATACGTGGCACTGGAGGAGCACCCCCTTCAGGTCCGGGGGAACATGGCGGGCTTCGGCTGGGACGTGAGGAAGTACGAGGATGAGGGCCTGTTTGCGATGGTGGACGCGTTCACCGCGGGCGTGGGAAAGAGCAGGGAGTACGAGAGGTACATCGTCCATGACCTGACGGATATCAGAGAGTTCATAGACGTCCTGAGAACGGCTATCAAGGATATCGGCGCCAGGAGGGTGGTGATAGACTCCGTCACTACCCTCTACATCAACAAGCCGGCGATGGCGAGGAGCATCGTGATGCAGCTGAAGAGGGTTCTCGCCGGTCTCGGTGTTACGAGCATACTCGTGAGCCAGATAAGCGTTGGCGAGAGGGGTTTCGGCGGGCCCGGCGTCGAGCACGGCGTTGATGGCATAATAAGGCTCGACCTCGACGAGATTGACGGCGAGCTGAAGCGCTCGTTGATAGTCTGGAAGATGCGCGGAACTAGTCACAGCATGAGGAGGCACCCCTTCGAGATAACGGACAGAGGAATCGTCGTTTACCCCGACAAGGTTCTCAAGAGGAAGGGAGTAATAGAACTCGAATGA
- a CDS encoding ABC transporter ATP-binding protein, with protein MIIRAEHLTKRFGHVTALDSVSVGIGEGVTLILGPNGGGKSTFLNLCAGTYRPTAGTVRVFGGDPWADERVRAKFGVSFDPPALPRHRTGREWLEFLAEIRGGSISGIVEAFSLGGFLDRRISTYSAGMAKRLSIASAFVGTPELVLLDEPLANLDFDAIPEIAGLLRHFASEGISMVVVSHIWKPFVEFADRAVVIAGGKVKLDGSVEEVVSALNLI; from the coding sequence ATGATAATCCGTGCAGAGCACCTCACGAAGCGCTTCGGCCACGTAACCGCGCTCGACTCGGTGAGCGTTGGAATCGGCGAGGGCGTAACCCTAATCCTCGGACCCAACGGTGGGGGCAAGAGCACTTTTCTTAACCTCTGCGCCGGAACTTACAGGCCGACGGCCGGAACCGTCAGGGTGTTCGGCGGAGACCCGTGGGCAGATGAGAGGGTTAGGGCGAAGTTCGGCGTTTCCTTCGACCCTCCGGCGCTACCAAGGCACAGGACGGGCCGCGAGTGGCTTGAGTTCCTGGCCGAAATCCGCGGGGGTTCAATCTCCGGTATCGTTGAGGCTTTCTCCCTTGGGGGCTTTCTCGACAGGAGGATTTCAACCTACTCTGCTGGCATGGCGAAGCGCCTGAGCATAGCCTCAGCCTTTGTGGGCACCCCCGAGCTGGTTCTGCTGGATGAGCCGCTTGCGAACCTTGACTTTGACGCAATACCCGAAATTGCCGGTCTGCTGAGGCACTTTGCCTCCGAGGGCATCTCAATGGTTGTAGTTTCCCACATATGGAAGCCCTTCGTCGAGTTCGCCGACAGGGCGGTTGTTATAGCTGGAGGGAAGGTGAAGCTCGATGGCAGCGTTGAGGAGGTTGTTTCTGCTCTCAATCTTATTTAG